One genomic region from Polynucleobacter sp. MWH-P3-07-1 encodes:
- the rplS gene encoding 50S ribosomal protein L19, translated as MNLIEKIEQEEIARLTANKTLPSFAPGDTIVVSVNVVEGTRKRTQAFEGVVIAKRNRGLNSNFIVRKISSGEGVERTFQTYSPLIASIEVKRRGDVRRAKLYYLRDRSGKSARIKEKLQARVKAVAAPAAE; from the coding sequence ATGAACTTAATTGAAAAAATTGAGCAAGAAGAAATTGCTCGCCTCACTGCCAACAAAACTCTTCCAAGTTTTGCTCCTGGCGATACGATTGTTGTTAGCGTTAACGTTGTTGAAGGTACTCGTAAACGTACCCAGGCTTTTGAGGGTGTTGTGATTGCGAAACGCAATCGCGGTCTGAACTCCAATTTCATTGTGCGCAAGATCTCTTCTGGTGAAGGTGTTGAGCGTACATTCCAAACTTACTCACCATTGATCGCTAGTATTGAAGTGAAGCGTCGTGGCGATGTTCGTCGCGCTAAGCTCTACTACCTGCGTGATCGCTCTGGTAAGTCTGCACGTATTAAAGAAAAGCTTCAAGCTCGCGTTAAAGCAGTGGCTGCTCCAGCTGCGGAATAA